Below is a window of Bacillota bacterium DNA.
AAGGCTGGACGGAAGCTTCAGCCGAGCGGGTCCTGGATCTTGCAGCCAGGGTGGAACAGTGGGGTATTAAAGAGATTGTTTATACCGATATTCACAGGGATGGCACACTTTGTGGGCCGGATCTTTCCGGGCTTGAAGCCATCATTAAGAGCACTTCACTGCAGGTAATAATGTCAGGAGGGATTTCATCCTTAGATGATCTACAGGCTTTAAAACCTTACAGCAGCAGGGTAAAAGGGGTCATTATCGGTAAGGCTCTCTATTCAAACCAGATCACCCTGCATGATGCCATGGCTGTATTCGAATAAATAACAGATTACGGAGGCACAATGGTGGGAGCAAACATCAACAACGAAAATGAACTGCGACCTTTGAAGACGGGGGAGCTTAAATATGACCGGCAGGGATTAATCCCGGCAGTTATCCAGGATGAACGGAATAATGAAATATTGATGGTCGGCTACATGAATGAAGAAGCGCTGAAAAGAACCTTGAAAGAGGGTAGGGTCTGCTTCTGGAGCCGCAGCCGTCAGAAATATTGGGTGAAAGGCGAAACCTCAGGAAACTATTTTGAGTTAAAATCGATTATGGCCGATTGTGATGCAGATACCCTTTTATTGAAAGTAATTCCCCTGGGACCGGGAAAAGCCTGTCATACTGGCCGTTATTCATGCTTTTTCAATACTTTGGCCGGCTTCAAACAGCGGGAGGAACGCAATGATTGATTATCATCTGCATACCAGCCGCTGCTGCCATGCTTCTGGCACACTGGTGGAATATCTTGAGACTGCCCGGAAAATAAATCTGAAAGAGATCGGTTTTGCCGATCATTTTCCCCTTGATTTACTTGAATACACTCCGCGAGCACAGGTTACGATGAAAGGCGATGAGCTGGCAGAGTATATGTCGCAGGTAAACTCTCTGAAAAATAGCCCTGATGGTGTTATTATAAAACTGGGCATCGAGATTGATTATATCCCGGAAAAAGAAAGCAAGATTGCTGAAGTGATCGGTCAATATCAATTTGATTACATAATCGGTTCGATTCACTTCATGGACGGCTGGGATTTTACCCATCCCCGGTATGCCGATGATTACGCGGCTCGCGATATCGCCGGACTGTACCGCACCTATTTTGAGTTGGTTTGGGCTGCCTGCGGGTCAAGGTTATTTGATATTATTGGTCATCTTGATGTTATCAAGAAATTCGGCTACCGGCCGGATGAAGATCTTGAACCTTACTGGGTTAAAACTGCACAAATCCTAAAAGAAACGGACACCTGCCTTGAGTTAAATACAGCAGGAAGGGATGTACCTGTTGGAGAATTTTATCCCGACCGGAGAATGCTGGAAATCTGTTCTGCCGAAGGAGTACCGCTAACGGTCGGTTCTGATGCCCACAGTCCCGAACAGGTTGGTCGTTATTTTGATCAGGCCGAAGATCTTCTAAGGGAAGTCGGGTACAAGGAGCTGGCTGTTTTCGAGAAGAGGATCCGCAGGAGTATTCCGCTGTAAAAGGACGTTGTCATAGATAAGGGGTGTAAAGATGAATCAGTTATATATGGATCAAATTGATACGCCCAAGGGCGTTTTTTTGATCGTTTTCAGTGAATCGGGTATTTATGAACTTTTATTTCCGGGATCCGAACTTGATATTGAATACCCACAGCGCGATAATCCGTGGCCGGAGTTAAAGGATGATCTGGAGAACTATTTCAAAGGGGAGAAAGTGGATTGGAACAGGTATCCGCTGGACTGCAGCGGCTATCCCCCGTTTTTTGAATCTGTCCTTGAACATGTTCGCCAAATACCGAGCGGAGAAGTGATTACCTACAAAAAAGTGGCGGAGTTGGCTGGTTCACCAAAAGCGGCCAGGGCGGCCGGTCAAGCCCTGAAATCGAACCGTCATCCCATTATCGTTCCATGCCACCGTGTGGTTGGCAGCAGCGGAAAACTTGGGGGTTTTAGCGGTCCGGAAGGTTGGAAAAAGATGCTCCTTGATCTGGAAAAGTCTGGGTACGGCTGCCTTTGATATTCGGCAGTTAGAGTATGGAGGTGTCGGTAATGCGTTATCTCAGCGGTGGAGAGTCTCATGGGCCATGCCTGACTGGAATTGTTGAAGGTCTGCCATCGGGACTGATCATTAAACTGGAAGAAATCAATCACCAGCTTTCGCGGCGGCAGCAGGGATACGGACGGGGTGGACGGATGTCCATTGAAAAGGACCGGGTAGAAGTAATTTCCGGTCTCCGCTTTAACCGGACCATCGGCAGCCCCCTGACCTTGCAGATACAAAACCGCGACTGGGAGAACTGGAAGCACCTGATGGGGATAGAAGGGGAAATACCTCCGGATTTGACCCTGCTGACACGTCCAAGACCGGGGCATGCCGATCTGGCTGGCGGGCTAAAGTATAATCATGATGATTTACGGCTGGTTCTGGAGCGTTCGAGCGCCCGGGAAACGGCGATGCGCGTGGCAGTGGGAACTATCGGGCGCATACTAATTGAAAAATATGGTATCCGAATCTACAGCCATGTCGCCAGGATAGGGTCGGTAGCTTCTGATGTTGACCAGGCAAAAATGGTGACCCTTTATGATGATATTGAAAAATCACCGGTTCGCTGTGCCGATCCGTCTGTCGAAGGAAAAATGATCGAAGCCATAGAACTGGCCAGAAGCGAGGGTGACACGCTCGGAGGTATCATTGAGCTGCAGGTTACAAATATACCGCCCGGCCTGGGCAGTCATGTCCACTGGGACAGAAAGATAGATGGCCGGTTAGCCGGCGCGCTTTGCAGTATACAGGGAGTAAAGGGAGTTGAATTCGGAATTGGTTTTGCGGGTTCTTCCAGAAGAGGGTCAGAGGTACATGATCCGCTGATGTCTCAACCCTTCAAAGGTATTGTCAGGCCATCTAACCGGGCCGGGGGAATAGAAGGTGGAATAACTAACGGGCAGAACCTGGTGATCAGGATTGCGATGAAGCCGATTCCCACACTGACCGAACCGCTGCCCAGTGTTGACTGGTTAACAGGCGAAGAGAGCCGGGGATCAACTGAAAGATCAGATGTTTGTGCAGTTCCAGCTGCCTCAGTTGTCGCCGAAGCTGTGATTGCCTGGGAACTGGCTGTTGCTTTTCGCGAAAAGTTTGCCGGTGATTTTATTGAAGAAGTAGACAGCGCTTATACATTTTATCTTAACCAGGTAAACAAACGCTTACGTAGGGGTAGCTGACGGATATTCAGAATCGATATTTTCAATGCAGGTGGGGTGTTGAAATGAGTAAGAGGCAGATCCAGGTCAGAACCAGTAATTTTTCTTACCGGGTAGTGATCGAAGAAGGGTCACTTTCGGTGCTCGGCAAAGCAATGCGCCTGCTCTTCCCTTCCGAGCAGGCTCTTCTAGTAAGCGATAACAGGGTATTTTCCCTTTATGGAGACCGGACAATCTATTCCCTGGAAGAGGAAGGATGGAAAGTCAAAACGGCGCTGATCAGCCCCGGTGAAAGATCAAAAACGCTGAGGGGCGCTTCCCGTTTATATGACCGTGCCCTGGATAGTGGCCTGGATCGAAACTCACCGATTATTGCTCTTGGTGGCGGTGTTGTTGGAGATCTGGCTGGTTTTGTGGCTTCCACTTATTTACGGGGTGTGCCTCTTGTCATGGTTCCCACCTCCCTGCTGGCCCAGGTTGACAGCAGTGTGGGTGGCAAGGTAGCTGTCAATCATCCCCGGGGGAAAAATTTGATCGGCTCCATATACCCTCCACGGTTGGTTTTAATTGACCCTCGGCTGCTCGATTCGCTGCCCGGCCGTCAGATAAAAGCAGGGCTGGCGGAGGTTGTTAAATATGGTATTATATACGACAGTGCCTTTTTTAATTATTGTGAGGAAGAACTGGAAAACCTGCTAAGGAGAAAAAGTTCCTCTCTGGCCGAGGCAGTTGCCCGATCAGTTCAAATCAAGGCCAATGTTGTTGAAGAAGACGAATTTGAAAAGGATTATAGAAGGATACTTAATTTCGGACACACAATTGGTCATGCTTTGGAAGCGGCAACCGCTTATAAATATTACCTGCATGGTGAAGCTGTCCTGATCGGGATGGCTGCTGCAACCGGGATCGCCGCGTCTATGGAGAAGATCGATACCCACCTGGCAGAAAGAATTATTAATCTTCTGCAAAAAATCGGGCTGAAAAAGCCACCGATGGGCTTGACCACCGAGATGGTAATCGATAAACTAAGGCAGGATAAAAAAAGGCGTGATGGAAAAATTGTTTTGATATTACCCGTGGGGATCGGATCTGTTGCCGTGTCTGAAATAGACAGTGAAGATTTAATCAGAGGGGAAATCGATAAATACTTAAGGGTTGTTTGATTTTTTGGGAAAGGATCAATCTGGATGAGTATGGTTACTTTAAAAATGGTTCAGGAAAATCCTCAGGTCAAAACTTTGATTCAAAAGGCAGATGAAAGCCTGGGGACTTTGGGATATACCGAACATGGTTTTCGTCACTGCCGGTTAACCGGCAAGGCAGCTAAAAGGGTTATTATTGAGCTCGGTGGTGATATAAGGGAAGCAGAACTGGCCGGAATAGCCGGGTATTTACATGATATCGGGAATGTTATGGGCCGCCGTGAACATGATGTAGCGGGGGCTATTATGGCACTGAAGATTCTGCAGGAAATGGATATGCCCCTGGAAGAAGCTGTCGACGTGTCGGCTGCCATCGGGAATCATGATGAAGAGGAAGGCAGGGTTGTTAACCGGGTTACTGCTGCCCTGATCCTTGCCGATAAATCTGATGTTCACCGCAGCAGGGTCCGCAACCGTGATATAGCCACTTTTGATATTCACGACCGGGTAAACTATGCGGTTAAAGAATCAAGACTGAATATCGATTCGGAAAACAGGGTGATCAGCCTTGACCTGACCATTGACACAAGCATAAGCCAGGTTATGGAGTACTTTGAGATATTTTTAACCCGAATGGTGATGTGCCGCAGGGCGGCATCATTTCTTGAAGCCCGTTTTGCCCTGACCATAAACGAAGTTGAACTGCTTTAACTGTAGAATTGAATGGAGTGTGGTGTAGATGAAACCAGAGATTAAACCAGGACGCGTTGTGATCCTAATTGTGCTTTCTCTGCTGATCATTGTTTCAGGCTACTGGGCCTTTGTAAACGCAGCAGACCGGGAACATGGTATTAAACGCGGCCTCGATATCGCCGGAGGACTTTACGTTCTTCTCGAAGCTGTTGAAACCGGCGATCAGGAACTAGATGCAGACGCCATCGAAAGAGCGATAACTGTAATCAGGATGAGGGTTGACGAGCTTGGTGTTGCCGAGCCGATTATTGCGGCCCAGGGGGACAACAGGATCCGGATAGAACTTCCGGACCTGGATGATGTGGAACAGGCCAGAAATATTATCGGGCGGACAGCCATGCTCAGGTTCATCGGTCCTGACGGGGTGGAAATTGTAACCGGGGCTCACCTGATTTCAGCCCGGGCGGAAAGAGCACCCGAGTTTACTCCCTACCCGTTTGTGAGCATAGAGTTTGACCAGGAGGGAGCAAGGCTGTTTGCCGAAGCAACAGGCAAGTTTTTAAATCAGCCGATTGCGATAGTTCTTGATGACGAGCTGATATCCCAGCCTACAGTCCGGGCGGTGATAACTGACGGAAAGGCCACTATTGAGGGGACATTTGGAATAGAGGAAGCGGCAAACCTCGCTCTTCTTCTGCGTAGTGGCTCGCTGCCGGTCGAACTGCGGGAACTGGAATCGCGTCTGATCGGACCGACACTGGGACAGCGGACGGAAGAGATAGCAGTTTATGCTGCCGGTATTGGATTGATTTTGGTTCTTCTCTTTATGGTCATCTATTACCGGGGTGCCGGTTTGATTGCCGGTGTAGCCCTTATATTCTATTTATCACTGGTGCTCTGGGCCTTGAATTATCTGCCGACCACTTTAACCCTGCCCGGTATTGCCGGCCTCATCTTATCGATTGGTATGGCAGTTGATGCAAACGTGATTATTTTTGAAAGGATTAAAGACGAACTCCGATCGGGGCGGACTCCGAGAAGCGCCATGGAGAGTGGTTTTCAACGTGCTTTCAGGGCTATTCTGGATGCCAATGTAACCACCCTGATTGTAACGATCGTTCTATTCAGCCTGGCCAGCGGTCCGGTCAGGGGTTTTGCAGTAACCCTCTTTATCGGGATCATCTGCAGTATGTTTACAGCAATTGTCTTGACCCGCTTGCTCATGCGGCTTGCCTTTAAGGCGGGAATGATTAACAGCGGGGCATATGTGGGGGTGAAAGGATAATGATTGATTTTATCGGAAACCGCAGGAAAGCTTACTTGTTGTCCCTGGTTCTGGTTGTTGCCGGCCTGATTTCACTTTCGATTTTCGGGCTAAACCTGGGCATCGATTTTACCGGCGGAACAGTCCTCCATCTTAACCTTGGGGAGGATTTCTCGATCGAAGAAGTTCAGGAGGTCATTGCACCTTTCGAAGAACTTGAGGGCGCAGCTATTCAGGTTGTTCAGGGGCGCGATCTCGATGGCGATCTATCTGATGAAGGATTGGTTATTAAAGCACAGTATATAGAAGAAGCCAGAAGAGATGCCCTGATGGACACATTAAGAAACAGATGGCCACAACTTGATCCAGCTGACCTGCGCATAGAAAGTGTTGGAGCGGTTGTTGGCAGTGAATTGGCCCGTCAGGCTCTGCTTTCCCTGGCTGTTGCGGTCGCCCTGATGGTGGTATATATAACAATTCGGTTTGAATTCAAATTTGCCGTGGCGACCATTGCTTCACTTCTGCACAATGTCCTGATTGTGATCGGGATCTTTTCGATCCTGCGAATGGAGATAAATGTACCCTTTGTTGCGGCGATCCTAACCGTATTTGGTTACTCGGTAAATGATACTATCGTGATTTTCGACAGAATCCGTGAAAATACCAAGCATAAGCGAAAAAGTGAATATGCTGCAGTTGTTAATGAAAGTATCAATCAAAACCTGATGCGTTCCATAAACACTTCATTGACAACGCTCTTTGTTCTGATTGCCCTGCTCTTCGGTTTCCACTATTATATTGGCAGTTTAGATCTGATTGTTTTTGTGGTTGCCCTGATTCTAGGAGTTTTTATCGGCACCTATTCATCAATATTTATAGCCAGCCCGTTGTGGATTAACCTGCAGAGCGTACAGTTCGGCAAAAAGAGGAAAAAAGCTGCCTGATTGGGGTTTTCTCAGGAATTTGAAATACTTGATTGATCATTGGGGGGTTGAAGATGGGTTCATTTTACCTGATTTTGGGCTTGATTTTCAGTTTGCTCATCGCCATAGTTGCCCTGGCCAATAACGAAACCGTAACTGTCAGCTATATTTTCGGCCGTGCCGAGGTGTCCCTCATCCTGCTCATTTTAGGTTCTGCAGTGGTGGGTGCACTGGCAATGGGCCTTTTCAGCCTGTTTCGCAGCATCCGCAGTGCTCTTGCTTTTCGTCAGTTACGACATCAGCAGGAAGAACTGCAGAAAAATATCAAGAATCTGGAAGAAGAAAAAATATTTTTGATAGCCGAGTTAAATAAACATGTCTCGGTGGCTGAGGAGAACCTGGAAGCCGAAAATACCGAAAACGCCGAAGAAAAAATTGAACAGCAGGATGAAGAAGCTGTTGGAGATGATGAGGTCAAAGAGGAATCTTCATGAGTTTTAGTGGTAAAGATTGGATCTGGTTGGAACAGAAAAATGATCAGGCAGTAAATCTTGCTGAAGCAATAAATGTGCCGGTCACCCTGGCCAGGTTGCTTATTAACCGTGGGATAATCGATCCCGAGCAGGCCGGGGTTTTTTTATATCCTTCCATCGATCATCTTCATGATCCCTGGCTGATGAAGGGTATGGAAGATGCAGTAACCAGCTTGCTAAAAGCGGTTGAGAAGGATCAAAAAATAGTTGTTCACGGAGATTATGATGCAGACGGGATTACGGCAACTGTTATCCTGGTTGAAGCGCTGCGCAGGATCGGGGGTAAGGTTGATTACTTCCTGCCGAGCCGGTTTGAAGAAGGATACGGATTACATGTCGAATCTTTAAACCAGATTAAAGAATCAGGTGCCGGACTGGTTATAACAGTTGATTGCGGGATCAATGCTCTTCATGAGGTCGAACATGCATTATCAATCGGTCTTGATATAATCATCACCGATCATCACCAACCTCTTGTGCCTATTCGAGGCGCTTTAGCTGTTGTTAATCCCCTGCAGGATGGCTGTTCCTACCCCTTTAAAGAGCTGTCGGGATCCGGAGTTTCTTTTAAACTGGCGCAGGCCTTAATGGAGAGAGCAGGCTTGCCCTTTCCGGAAAGATTCATTGATCTTGCCGCCCTGGGAACTGCTGCAGATGTGGTGCCGCTACTGGGAGAAAACAGAATCATTGTAGCAAAAGGCGTGGAAGAAATAGGTCGTCTAAACAGGCTTGGGTTTAGAGCGTTACTCGAAGCCGTCAGCCTGGATAAAAACCGGATATCGGGTACTTCACTCGCTTTTATTCTTGCACCTGCAGTCAATGCTGCCGGTAGAATGGGTGAAGCTTACCCATCAGCAGAACTATTCCTTACAGGTGACCCTTCCCGGGCAGCCGAGCTGGCCGGACAACTGCATAGGGTAAACCTTTTGCGCCGTGATACAGAACAGAAGATCCTCGCTGAAGCTGAAGAAATATTGAGTGGAATTTCCGGGCAGGTGGCGGAAAACAAGATAATTGTCCTTTCCGGTGACAATTGGCATCATGGTGTGATCGGAATTGTTGCTTCAAGGCTGGTTGACAAATATAACCTGCCGGTAGCCCTTATCGCTGTTGAGAACGGTGAAGGGCGGGGTTCTGCGAGAAGCGTTCCCGGTTATAACATAACAGCTGCCCTGGCCGAAAATGAAGATCTGCTGGTTAAATTCGGCGGACACGAACAGGCGGCAGGCTTTACAGTTAAAGCTGATAAAATAAAATCCCTGGAAAGAAACCTGAGCCTGCATGCTCAAAAAAATCTGGATGAAAAACAGCTCAGCGCTAAGCTATACCTGGAAGCGGATTTAAATGAAGAAGATTTTGATTTAAGCCTCACGGAGTATCTTGAACTTCTTCAGCCATTTGGGCCGGCAAACAGGTCCCCCGTTTTTGGCAGCAGAGAATGGGAAATTATATCATGGCGGTTGGTTGGTTCTGGACATGCTCATCTTAAGCTTACTGTTCAAAAAAACGGACGGGTAATTAACCCTATTTTCTTTTCCGGAGCTCGGTTTGAATCTGATCTGCAGAAAGGACGTTTGGTTGATCTTGCTTTCAGGCTGAAAGATGGCTTTTTCAGGGATCAAAAAACGCTTGAGGTCGAAATTAGAGATCTCGGTTACAGTGATACTCTGAAAATGAGAAACCTGGAAATTATAGACCGAAGGCACTGCCGGAAAAGGTTCGATTGTTTGTTGGAAATACTGAAAACCGAATCAGGCCGGACTGTTGTTTATACTACAACCGGTTCAAAGGCGGAAAAAATCATTGATAATATTCCTTCAGCCAGCACCCCCTGTTTTGTTAACGGTAGCATATTGAACGGCAATACCGATCTGCCTGAAAAGATTGATACTTTGATCATATATGATTTACCAGTACATGACGGTTTAAAAGCAACGCTTCTGCAGGAGGAGCGGATCTCCGGGTACCTGAAAGTCTACCTTCTTTTCAACGAAGAGGATCTTAAACAGAATAAGATACTTACCGATCTATCATTGCCATCGGATAAGATATTGAAGAAAATAGTGGATGCAATGGTGGAAACCTCAGAAAATGCAGGTAGTATTTCGGTTAATGAACTGCAAAACATGAAGATCGGTATGAAACCGTCAGTCACTTTTTGGGAACGGGTGGAGAAGATATTTATAGAAATTGGTGTATTAAAAGATGGCTTTGTTAACCCCGACCCGGCTGGCCTATTGACCGGACTGTCTGAAAAACTCAAAGACTCTCCAACCTACCTGTCCACAGAAGAGCTTCGAAAGGAATGCCGCAGATTCCAGGATGTCCTGCTCAACGGATCTCTGAAAGAAGCAGCCTCAGTTTTGAGTTTACCTTACAAGAAATAAGTATCTAACAGTAGAATTTACAGTATCTTTTTAGTATGATAGTTAATAATTGCAGCCAAGAACAGCTGTAAACTCTGACTGGTGTCAGTTCGGGTTGTATTATTATTCCGGGGATTGATCGTTAATGGTAGTAAAGGAAAAAAAATTAGGAGATCTAAAAAAACTATTCCAGAAATATTATCCCAGGATGGAAGACTGGTCTCTGGTTGAAAAGGCTTATCACTATTCGGTGCAGGCTCACTCCGGGCAGCTGCGCGAATCAGGCGAGTCCTACATCAGCCATCCTCTGGGGGTAGTAATGATTCTGGCTGAATTGGAACTGGACCTGGTAACGATCATTGCCGGACTGCTTCACGATGTGGTCGAAGATACGGAAATAACACTGGATGATATTCTACAGGAGTTTGGCGAAGAAGTTGCCTCATTGGTGGATGGAGTAACCAAGTTAAGCAGACTGGAATTTACCTCTAAAGAAGAACAGCAAGCAGAGACCCTCCGTAAAATGTTCATCGCCATGGCCCGTGATATCCGGGTGGTCCTGATCAAA
It encodes the following:
- a CDS encoding MGMT family protein; protein product: MNQLYMDQIDTPKGVFLIVFSESGIYELLFPGSELDIEYPQRDNPWPELKDDLENYFKGEKVDWNRYPLDCSGYPPFFESVLEHVRQIPSGEVITYKKVAELAGSPKAARAAGQALKSNRHPIIVPCHRVVGSSGKLGGFSGPEGWKKMLLDLEKSGYGCL
- the recJ gene encoding single-stranded-DNA-specific exonuclease RecJ, producing MSFSGKDWIWLEQKNDQAVNLAEAINVPVTLARLLINRGIIDPEQAGVFLYPSIDHLHDPWLMKGMEDAVTSLLKAVEKDQKIVVHGDYDADGITATVILVEALRRIGGKVDYFLPSRFEEGYGLHVESLNQIKESGAGLVITVDCGINALHEVEHALSIGLDIIITDHHQPLVPIRGALAVVNPLQDGCSYPFKELSGSGVSFKLAQALMERAGLPFPERFIDLAALGTAADVVPLLGENRIIVAKGVEEIGRLNRLGFRALLEAVSLDKNRISGTSLAFILAPAVNAAGRMGEAYPSAELFLTGDPSRAAELAGQLHRVNLLRRDTEQKILAEAEEILSGISGQVAENKIIVLSGDNWHHGVIGIVASRLVDKYNLPVALIAVENGEGRGSARSVPGYNITAALAENEDLLVKFGGHEQAAGFTVKADKIKSLERNLSLHAQKNLDEKQLSAKLYLEADLNEEDFDLSLTEYLELLQPFGPANRSPVFGSREWEIISWRLVGSGHAHLKLTVQKNGRVINPIFFSGARFESDLQKGRLVDLAFRLKDGFFRDQKTLEVEIRDLGYSDTLKMRNLEIIDRRHCRKRFDCLLEILKTESGRTVVYTTTGSKAEKIIDNIPSASTPCFVNGSILNGNTDLPEKIDTLIIYDLPVHDGLKATLLQEERISGYLKVYLLFNEEDLKQNKILTDLSLPSDKILKKIVDAMVETSENAGSISVNELQNMKIGMKPSVTFWERVEKIFIEIGVLKDGFVNPDPAGLLTGLSEKLKDSPTYLSTEELRKECRRFQDVLLNGSLKEAASVLSLPYKK
- a CDS encoding HD domain-containing protein, which gives rise to MSMVTLKMVQENPQVKTLIQKADESLGTLGYTEHGFRHCRLTGKAAKRVIIELGGDIREAELAGIAGYLHDIGNVMGRREHDVAGAIMALKILQEMDMPLEEAVDVSAAIGNHDEEEGRVVNRVTAALILADKSDVHRSRVRNRDIATFDIHDRVNYAVKESRLNIDSENRVISLDLTIDTSISQVMEYFEIFLTRMVMCRRAASFLEARFALTINEVELL
- the secD gene encoding protein translocase subunit SecD, with amino-acid sequence MKPEIKPGRVVILIVLSLLIIVSGYWAFVNAADREHGIKRGLDIAGGLYVLLEAVETGDQELDADAIERAITVIRMRVDELGVAEPIIAAQGDNRIRIELPDLDDVEQARNIIGRTAMLRFIGPDGVEIVTGAHLISARAERAPEFTPYPFVSIEFDQEGARLFAEATGKFLNQPIAIVLDDELISQPTVRAVITDGKATIEGTFGIEEAANLALLLRSGSLPVELRELESRLIGPTLGQRTEEIAVYAAGIGLILVLLFMVIYYRGAGLIAGVALIFYLSLVLWALNYLPTTLTLPGIAGLILSIGMAVDANVIIFERIKDELRSGRTPRSAMESGFQRAFRAILDANVTTLIVTIVLFSLASGPVRGFAVTLFIGIICSMFTAIVLTRLLMRLAFKAGMINSGAYVGVKG
- the aroC gene encoding chorismate synthase — its product is MRYLSGGESHGPCLTGIVEGLPSGLIIKLEEINHQLSRRQQGYGRGGRMSIEKDRVEVISGLRFNRTIGSPLTLQIQNRDWENWKHLMGIEGEIPPDLTLLTRPRPGHADLAGGLKYNHDDLRLVLERSSARETAMRVAVGTIGRILIEKYGIRIYSHVARIGSVASDVDQAKMVTLYDDIEKSPVRCADPSVEGKMIEAIELARSEGDTLGGIIELQVTNIPPGLGSHVHWDRKIDGRLAGALCSIQGVKGVEFGIGFAGSSRRGSEVHDPLMSQPFKGIVRPSNRAGGIEGGITNGQNLVIRIAMKPIPTLTEPLPSVDWLTGEESRGSTERSDVCAVPAASVVAEAVIAWELAVAFREKFAGDFIEEVDSAYTFYLNQVNKRLRRGS
- the hisI gene encoding phosphoribosyl-AMP cyclohydrolase, with product MGANINNENELRPLKTGELKYDRQGLIPAVIQDERNNEILMVGYMNEEALKRTLKEGRVCFWSRSRQKYWVKGETSGNYFELKSIMADCDADTLLLKVIPLGPGKACHTGRYSCFFNTLAGFKQREERND
- the aroB gene encoding 3-dehydroquinate synthase translates to MSKRQIQVRTSNFSYRVVIEEGSLSVLGKAMRLLFPSEQALLVSDNRVFSLYGDRTIYSLEEEGWKVKTALISPGERSKTLRGASRLYDRALDSGLDRNSPIIALGGGVVGDLAGFVASTYLRGVPLVMVPTSLLAQVDSSVGGKVAVNHPRGKNLIGSIYPPRLVLIDPRLLDSLPGRQIKAGLAEVVKYGIIYDSAFFNYCEEELENLLRRKSSSLAEAVARSVQIKANVVEEDEFEKDYRRILNFGHTIGHALEAATAYKYYLHGEAVLIGMAAATGIAASMEKIDTHLAERIINLLQKIGLKKPPMGLTTEMVIDKLRQDKKRRDGKIVLILPVGIGSVAVSEIDSEDLIRGEIDKYLRVV
- a CDS encoding LapA family protein, which codes for MGSFYLILGLIFSLLIAIVALANNETVTVSYIFGRAEVSLILLILGSAVVGALAMGLFSLFRSIRSALAFRQLRHQQEELQKNIKNLEEEKIFLIAELNKHVSVAEENLEAENTENAEEKIEQQDEEAVGDDEVKEESS
- the secF gene encoding protein translocase subunit SecF, with protein sequence MIDFIGNRRKAYLLSLVLVVAGLISLSIFGLNLGIDFTGGTVLHLNLGEDFSIEEVQEVIAPFEELEGAAIQVVQGRDLDGDLSDEGLVIKAQYIEEARRDALMDTLRNRWPQLDPADLRIESVGAVVGSELARQALLSLAVAVALMVVYITIRFEFKFAVATIASLLHNVLIVIGIFSILRMEINVPFVAAILTVFGYSVNDTIVIFDRIRENTKHKRKSEYAAVVNESINQNLMRSINTSLTTLFVLIALLFGFHYYIGSLDLIVFVVALILGVFIGTYSSIFIASPLWINLQSVQFGKKRKKAA
- a CDS encoding histidinol-phosphatase HisJ family protein, with translation MIDYHLHTSRCCHASGTLVEYLETARKINLKEIGFADHFPLDLLEYTPRAQVTMKGDELAEYMSQVNSLKNSPDGVIIKLGIEIDYIPEKESKIAEVIGQYQFDYIIGSIHFMDGWDFTHPRYADDYAARDIAGLYRTYFELVWAACGSRLFDIIGHLDVIKKFGYRPDEDLEPYWVKTAQILKETDTCLELNTAGRDVPVGEFYPDRRMLEICSAEGVPLTVGSDAHSPEQVGRYFDQAEDLLREVGYKELAVFEKRIRRSIPL